Proteins co-encoded in one Priestia aryabhattai genomic window:
- the fusA gene encoding elongation factor G: MAREFSLENTRNIGIMAHIDAGKTTTTERVLYYTGRIHKIGETHEGASQMDWMEQEQERGITITSAATTASWKGHRVNIIDTPGHVDFTVEVERSLRVLDGAVAVLDAQSGVEPQTETVWRQATTYGVPRVVFVNKMDKIGADFLYSVKTIHDRLGANAHPIQLPIGAEDEFEAIIDLVEMKAYFYEDDLGTRSEAREIPEEYKEQAEEYRASLVEAVAELDEELMMKYLDEGELTVEELKAGIRKGTCDVEFYPVICGSAFKNKGVQLMLDAVIDYLPSPVDVPAIQGIVPDTEEEVMRESSDNAPFSALAFKVMTDPYVGKLTFFRVYSGVLSSGSYIKNSTKGKRERVGRILQMHANSREEISEVYAGDIAAAVGLKDTSTGDTLCDEKSLVILESMEFPEPVISLSVEPKSKADQDKMTTALQKLQEEDPTFRAETNTETGQIIISGMGELHLDIIVDRMRREFKVEANVGAPQVAYRETFRAGAKVEGKFARQSGGRGQFGHVWIEFEPNEEGKGFEFENKIVGGVVPREYIPAVQAGLEDALQNGVLAGYPLIDIKAALVDGSYHDVDSSEMAFKIAASMALKNAVSKCNPAILEPMMKVEVVIPDEYLGDIMGDITSRRGRVEGMEARGNAQVVRAFVPLSEMFGYATALRSNTQGRGTYSMHFDHYEEVPKSISEEIIKKNKGE, from the coding sequence ATGGCAAGAGAGTTCTCCTTAGAAAACACTCGTAATATTGGGATCATGGCTCACATTGATGCTGGTAAAACAACAACAACTGAGCGTGTTCTTTATTATACTGGCCGTATCCATAAAATTGGTGAAACTCATGAAGGAGCTTCACAAATGGACTGGATGGAGCAAGAGCAAGAACGTGGTATCACTATCACGTCTGCTGCGACAACTGCTTCTTGGAAAGGTCACCGCGTTAACATCATCGATACTCCTGGACACGTAGACTTCACTGTTGAAGTTGAGCGTTCATTACGTGTACTTGATGGCGCTGTGGCAGTTCTTGATGCTCAATCTGGTGTTGAGCCTCAAACAGAAACAGTATGGCGTCAAGCGACTACGTACGGTGTTCCCCGTGTCGTATTCGTTAACAAAATGGACAAAATTGGTGCTGACTTCTTGTACTCTGTAAAAACGATCCACGATCGTTTAGGTGCAAATGCTCACCCAATTCAGTTGCCAATCGGTGCTGAAGATGAGTTCGAAGCAATCATTGACCTAGTGGAAATGAAAGCATACTTCTACGAAGATGACTTAGGTACTCGTTCAGAAGCTCGTGAAATTCCTGAGGAATATAAAGAGCAAGCTGAAGAATACCGTGCAAGCTTAGTAGAAGCTGTTGCAGAACTTGACGAAGAATTAATGATGAAGTACTTAGACGAAGGCGAGCTTACAGTTGAAGAACTAAAAGCTGGTATCCGTAAAGGTACTTGTGACGTTGAATTCTACCCAGTTATCTGTGGTTCAGCATTCAAAAACAAAGGTGTACAATTAATGCTAGATGCAGTAATTGATTACCTACCATCTCCAGTTGATGTACCAGCAATCCAAGGTATCGTACCTGACACAGAAGAAGAAGTTATGCGTGAGTCTAGCGACAACGCTCCTTTCTCAGCATTAGCGTTCAAAGTTATGACGGACCCTTATGTTGGTAAGTTAACGTTCTTCCGTGTGTACTCTGGTGTACTAAGCTCTGGTTCATACATCAAAAACTCTACAAAAGGTAAGCGTGAGCGTGTAGGTCGTATCCTACAAATGCATGCTAACTCTCGTGAAGAGATTTCTGAAGTATACGCTGGAGATATCGCGGCAGCTGTAGGATTAAAAGATACTTCTACTGGTGATACTCTATGTGACGAAAAGAGTCTTGTAATTCTTGAGTCTATGGAATTCCCAGAGCCAGTTATCTCTTTATCTGTTGAGCCAAAATCAAAAGCTGACCAAGATAAAATGACTACAGCTCTTCAAAAGTTACAAGAAGAAGATCCAACTTTCCGTGCGGAAACTAATACAGAGACTGGTCAAATCATCATCTCTGGTATGGGTGAGCTTCACCTTGATATCATCGTTGACCGTATGCGTCGCGAATTCAAAGTAGAAGCAAACGTTGGTGCTCCTCAAGTAGCTTACCGTGAAACTTTCCGCGCTGGTGCGAAAGTTGAAGGTAAGTTCGCTCGTCAATCTGGTGGTCGTGGACAATTCGGTCACGTTTGGATTGAGTTCGAACCTAACGAAGAAGGAAAAGGCTTTGAATTTGAGAACAAAATCGTTGGTGGTGTAGTTCCACGTGAATACATCCCTGCAGTTCAAGCTGGTCTTGAAGATGCATTACAAAACGGTGTTCTTGCTGGTTATCCATTAATCGATATCAAAGCTGCTTTAGTTGATGGATCTTACCATGACGTTGACTCAAGTGAGATGGCGTTTAAAATTGCCGCTTCTATGGCTCTTAAAAACGCAGTATCAAAATGTAACCCAGCTATCCTTGAACCAATGATGAAGGTAGAAGTTGTTATCCCTGACGAATACTTAGGAGATATCATGGGTGACATTACGTCTCGTCGTGGACGTGTAGAAGGTATGGAAGCACGCGGTAACGCTCAAGTTGTACGTGCATTCGTTCCACTTTCTGAAATGTTTGGTTATGCAACTGCATTACGTTCAAACACTCAAGGTCGCGGAACATATTCTATGCACTTCGATCACTACGAAGAAGTTCCTAAATCAATTTCAGAAGAAATTATTAAAAAAAATAAAGGTGAATAA
- the tuf gene encoding elongation factor Tu, whose product MAKEKFDRSKTHANIGTIGHVDHGKTTLTAAITTVLAKKSGKGAAMAYDMIDAAPEERERGITISTAHVEYETDTRHYAHVDCPGHADYVKNMITGAAQMDGGILVVSAADGPMPQTREHILLSRQVGVPYLVVFLNKCDMVDDEELLELVEMEVRDLLSEYDFPGDDVPVIKGSALKALEGDADWEAKIIELMDAVDEYIPTPERDTEKPFMMPVEDVFSITGRGTVATGRVERGQVKVGDVIDIIGLTEEPKSTTVTGVEMFRKLLDYAEAGDNIGALLRGVAREEIQRGQVLAKPGSITPHTKFTAEVYVLSKDEGGRHTPFFTNYRPQFYFRTTDVTGICNLPEGVEMVMPGDNIEMTVELIAPIAIEEGTKFSIREGGRTVGAGVVAKISE is encoded by the coding sequence ATGGCTAAGGAAAAATTCGACCGTTCAAAAACACATGCCAATATCGGTACAATTGGTCACGTTGACCATGGTAAAACAACTTTAACAGCTGCTATCACTACTGTTCTTGCTAAGAAAAGTGGTAAAGGTGCAGCAATGGCTTACGACATGATCGACGCTGCTCCAGAAGAGCGCGAGCGTGGAATCACAATCTCAACTGCACACGTTGAGTATGAAACTGACACTCGTCACTATGCACACGTTGACTGCCCAGGACATGCTGACTACGTTAAAAACATGATCACTGGTGCTGCTCAAATGGATGGCGGTATCTTAGTAGTATCTGCTGCTGATGGTCCAATGCCACAAACTCGTGAGCACATCCTTCTTTCTCGTCAAGTAGGTGTACCTTACCTAGTTGTATTCTTAAACAAATGTGACATGGTAGACGACGAAGAGCTACTTGAATTAGTAGAAATGGAAGTACGTGACCTTCTTTCTGAATACGACTTCCCTGGTGACGATGTACCAGTAATCAAAGGTTCTGCTCTTAAAGCTCTTGAAGGCGACGCTGATTGGGAAGCTAAAATCATCGAGCTTATGGACGCTGTTGATGAGTACATCCCAACTCCAGAACGTGACACTGAAAAACCATTCATGATGCCAGTTGAGGACGTATTCTCAATCACTGGTCGTGGTACAGTTGCTACAGGTCGTGTAGAGCGTGGACAAGTTAAAGTTGGTGACGTTATCGACATCATCGGTTTAACTGAAGAGCCAAAATCTACTACTGTAACAGGTGTAGAAATGTTCCGTAAGCTTCTTGATTATGCTGAAGCTGGCGACAACATCGGTGCTTTACTTCGTGGTGTAGCACGTGAAGAAATCCAACGTGGACAAGTATTAGCTAAACCAGGCTCAATCACTCCACATACTAAATTTACTGCTGAAGTATACGTTCTTTCTAAAGACGAAGGTGGACGTCACACTCCATTCTTCACAAACTACCGTCCACAGTTCTACTTCCGTACAACTGATGTAACTGGTATTTGTAACTTACCTGAAGGCGTAGAAATGGTAATGCCTGGCGACAACATCGAAATGACTGTTGAACTTATCGCTCCAATCGCGATTGAAGAAGGTACTAAATTCTCAATCCGTGAAGGTGGACGTACAGTAGGCGCTGGCGTTGTAGCTAAAATCAGCGAGTAA
- the rpsJ gene encoding 30S ribosomal protein S10, with translation MAKEKIRIRLKAYDHRILDQSAEKIVETAKRSGAAVSGPIPLPTEKSIYTILRAVHKYKDSREQFEMRTHKRLIDIVNPTPQTVDSLMRLDLPSGVDIEIKL, from the coding sequence ATGGCAAAAGAAAAAATTCGCATTCGTTTAAAAGCATATGATCACAGAATTCTTGATCAATCTGCTGAGAAAATCGTAGAAACTGCAAAACGTTCTGGTGCGGCTGTATCTGGTCCGATTCCATTACCGACTGAAAAATCAATTTATACAATTCTACGTGCAGTACACAAATATAAAGATTCTCGTGAGCAGTTCGAAATGCGCACGCATAAACGCTTAATTGATATCGTGAATCCAACACCACAAACTGTTGATTCATTAATGCGTTTAGACTTACCATCTGGTGTAGATATCGAAATTAAACTTTAA
- the rplC gene encoding 50S ribosomal protein L3, producing MAKGILGRKIGMTQVFAENGDLIPVTVIEASANVVLQVKNAETDGYEAIQLGFEDIREKLSNKPAKGHATKANTAPKRFIRELRGVDASAYEVGQEVKVDIFAEGDVIDVTGISKGKGFQGAIKRHGQSRGPMSHGSRYHRRPGSMGPVAPNRVFKGKLLPGRMGGERITVQNLSIVKVDAERNLLLVKGNVPGARKSLVTVKSAVKSK from the coding sequence ATGGCCAAAGGAATCTTAGGAAGAAAGATCGGTATGACTCAAGTATTTGCTGAAAATGGTGACTTGATCCCAGTAACAGTAATTGAAGCTTCTGCTAACGTAGTTCTTCAAGTTAAAAACGCTGAGACAGACGGTTACGAAGCAATCCAATTAGGTTTCGAAGATATCCGTGAAAAACTATCTAACAAACCTGCAAAAGGACATGCTACTAAAGCTAATACTGCTCCTAAGCGCTTCATCCGTGAGTTACGCGGTGTGGACGCTTCAGCATATGAAGTTGGTCAAGAAGTCAAGGTTGATATTTTCGCAGAAGGCGATGTAATTGATGTAACAGGAATCTCAAAAGGTAAAGGTTTCCAAGGTGCTATTAAACGCCACGGACAATCTCGCGGACCTATGTCTCATGGTTCTCGCTACCACCGTCGCCCAGGTTCAATGGGTCCTGTAGCTCCAAACCGCGTATTCAAAGGTAAATTATTACCAGGACGCATGGGTGGAGAGCGCATCACTGTGCAAAACTTATCAATCGTTAAAGTTGACGCAGAACGCAATCTTTTATTAGTAAAAGGTAACGTGCCAGGAGCTAGAAAATCTCTAGTTACTGTTAAATCTGCAGTTAAATCTAAATAA
- the rplD gene encoding 50S ribosomal protein L4 → MPKVALFNQNGENVGEIELQDAVFGIEPNNKVLFDAIVMQRASQRQGTSKVKNRSEVRGGGRKPWRQKGTGRARQGSIRSPQWRGGGVVFGPVPRSYSYKLPKKVRRLAIKSALSTKVQDNSIVVLEALSFDAPKTKEMVAVLKNLTVERKALVVTADLNENVALSARNIPGVTVVAANGLSVLDVMNHDKLVITKDAVEKVEEVLA, encoded by the coding sequence ATGCCAAAAGTAGCATTGTTTAACCAAAACGGTGAAAACGTTGGAGAAATCGAACTTCAAGATGCCGTTTTCGGTATCGAACCAAACAACAAAGTACTTTTCGACGCGATCGTAATGCAACGCGCATCTCAACGTCAAGGTACTTCTAAAGTTAAAAATCGTTCTGAAGTAAGAGGCGGTGGCCGTAAGCCATGGCGTCAAAAAGGTACTGGTCGTGCTCGTCAAGGATCTATCCGTTCTCCACAATGGCGTGGTGGTGGCGTAGTATTTGGTCCAGTTCCAAGAAGCTATAGCTACAAATTACCTAAAAAAGTTCGTCGTTTAGCAATTAAGTCTGCATTATCAACTAAAGTTCAAGATAACAGCATCGTTGTTCTTGAGGCTCTTTCTTTTGATGCTCCAAAAACAAAAGAAATGGTAGCAGTTCTTAAAAACCTAACAGTAGAACGCAAAGCATTAGTAGTAACTGCTGATCTTAACGAAAACGTTGCACTTTCAGCACGTAATATTCCTGGTGTAACAGTTGTTGCAGCTAACGGTTTAAGCGTATTAGACGTTATGAACCATGACAAGCTTGTAATCACTAAAGACGCAGTTGAAAAAGTAGAGGAGGTGCTTGCATAA
- the rplW gene encoding 50S ribosomal protein L23 encodes MKDPRDIIKRPVITERSTDLMAEKKYTFDVDVRANKTEVKDAIEKIFDVKVEKVNIMNYKGKFKRVGRYSGLTNRRRKAVVTLTQESNEIEFFEA; translated from the coding sequence ATGAAAGATCCTCGTGATATTATTAAGCGCCCCGTAATTACAGAACGTTCAACAGACTTAATGGCTGAGAAAAAATATACGTTTGATGTTGATGTAAGAGCTAATAAAACTGAGGTTAAAGATGCTATCGAAAAAATCTTTGACGTAAAAGTTGAAAAAGTAAACATCATGAACTACAAAGGTAAATTCAAGCGTGTAGGTCGCTACAGTGGTCTTACTAACCGTCGTCGTAAAGCGGTAGTAACACTAACTCAAGAGAGCAACGAAATCGAATTCTTCGAAGCTTAA
- the rplB gene encoding 50S ribosomal protein L2: MAIKKYKPTSNGRRGMSVSDFAEITTDKPEKSLLAPVKRKGGRNNQGKLTVRHQGGGHKRQYRIIDFKRDKDGIPGRVATIEYDPNRSANIALIHYADGEKRYILAPKNLKVGLEVMSGPEADIKVGNALPLANIPVGTVVHNIELKPGKGGQLVRSAGTSAQVLGKEGKYVLVRLTSGEVRMILATCRATVGQVGNEQHELINIGKAGRSRWLGIRPTVRGSVMNPNDHPHGGGEGRAPIGRKSPMSPWGKPTLGYKTRKKKNKSDKFIVRRRKK, encoded by the coding sequence ATGGCGATTAAAAAGTATAAACCAACCTCAAATGGTCGTCGTGGCATGTCAGTTTCTGATTTCGCTGAAATTACTACTGACAAACCAGAAAAATCGTTACTTGCACCTGTCAAGAGAAAAGGTGGTCGTAACAACCAAGGTAAATTGACTGTTCGTCACCAAGGTGGTGGGCACAAGCGTCAATACCGTATCATCGATTTTAAACGCGATAAAGATGGAATACCTGGACGCGTTGCTACAATCGAATATGATCCAAACCGTTCAGCTAACATCGCATTAATTCATTATGCTGATGGTGAAAAACGTTACATCCTTGCTCCTAAAAACCTAAAAGTAGGTTTAGAAGTTATGTCAGGTCCTGAAGCTGACATTAAAGTAGGTAACGCACTTCCTTTAGCTAACATTCCTGTTGGTACAGTAGTACACAACATCGAATTGAAACCTGGTAAAGGTGGACAATTAGTTCGTTCTGCAGGTACATCTGCTCAAGTACTTGGTAAAGAAGGTAAATACGTATTAGTACGTTTAACTTCTGGTGAAGTACGCATGATTCTTGCGACTTGTCGTGCAACTGTAGGTCAAGTTGGTAACGAACAACACGAGTTAATCAACATCGGTAAAGCCGGTCGTTCTCGTTGGTTAGGTATCCGTCCAACTGTACGTGGTTCTGTAATGAACCCTAACGATCACCCACACGGTGGTGGTGAAGGACGTGCTCCAATCGGACGTAAGTCTCCAATGAGTCCATGGGGTAAACCAACACTTGGTTACAAAACTCGTAAGAAGAAAAACAAATCCGATAAATTTATCGTTCGTCGTCGTAAAAAATAA
- the rpsS gene encoding 30S ribosomal protein S19, whose amino-acid sequence MGRSLKKGPFVDDHLINKIEKLNETDSKQVVKTWSRRSTIFPQFIGHTIAVYDGRKHVPVYVTEDMVGHKLGEFAPSRTYKGHASDDKKTRR is encoded by the coding sequence ATGGGTCGCAGCTTAAAGAAAGGACCTTTTGTAGATGACCATTTAATCAACAAAATTGAGAAGTTAAACGAAACTGACAGCAAGCAGGTAGTAAAAACTTGGTCTCGTCGTTCAACTATCTTCCCTCAGTTCATTGGTCATACAATTGCTGTATATGACGGTCGTAAACATGTACCAGTTTATGTTACTGAAGACATGGTAGGTCACAAACTTGGTGAATTCGCACCATCTCGTACTTACAAAGGTCACGCAAGTGATGATAAGAAAACAAGACGCTAA
- the rplV gene encoding 50S ribosomal protein L22, which produces MQAKAVARTVRIAPRKVRLVVDLIRGKQVGEALAVLLHTPKAASPVVEKVLKSAIANAEHNYEMDANNLVITDAFVNEGPTLKRFRPRAMGRASQINKRTSHITIVVSEKKEG; this is translated from the coding sequence ATGCAAGCTAAAGCTGTCGCGAGAACAGTACGTATTGCTCCTCGTAAAGTTCGTTTAGTTGTAGATTTAATTCGAGGTAAGCAAGTGGGTGAAGCGCTAGCAGTGCTACTTCACACGCCAAAGGCTGCTTCTCCAGTCGTTGAGAAAGTATTAAAATCTGCTATTGCCAATGCAGAACACAATTATGAAATGGACGCTAACAATTTAGTTATTACTGACGCTTTTGTTAACGAAGGTCCAACTTTAAAACGTTTCCGTCCACGCGCTATGGGACGTGCAAGCCAAATCAACAAGCGCACAAGCCACATCACAATCGTGGTATCAGAAAAGAAGGAGGGATAA
- the rpsC gene encoding 30S ribosomal protein S3: MGQKVNPVGLRVGVIRDWESRWFAGKDYADLLHEDLKVREYIAKRLNDAAVSKVEIERAANRLNVTIHTAKPGMVIGKGGTEVESLRKALNQLTGKRVHINILEIKRADLDAKLVAENIARQLENRVSFRRAQKQAIQRSMRAGAQGIKTMVSGRLGGADIARSEYYSEGTVPLHTLRADIDYAHAEADTTYGKLGVKVWIYRGEVLPTKKKTEEGGK; the protein is encoded by the coding sequence ATGGGTCAAAAGGTAAATCCGGTCGGTCTTCGCGTCGGTGTCATCCGTGATTGGGAATCAAGATGGTTCGCTGGCAAAGACTACGCTGACTTATTACATGAAGACTTAAAAGTACGTGAATATATCGCTAAACGTTTAAACGATGCAGCTGTTTCTAAAGTTGAAATCGAACGCGCTGCTAACCGCTTAAACGTAACGATCCACACTGCAAAACCTGGTATGGTAATTGGTAAAGGTGGTACTGAAGTAGAATCACTTCGTAAAGCTCTTAACCAATTAACAGGCAAGCGTGTACACATTAACATCCTTGAAATTAAACGAGCAGATTTAGATGCTAAACTAGTAGCTGAAAACATCGCTCGCCAACTTGAGAACCGTGTATCATTCCGTCGTGCTCAAAAGCAAGCTATCCAACGTAGTATGCGTGCTGGCGCACAAGGTATCAAAACAATGGTATCTGGTCGTTTAGGCGGAGCTGATATTGCTCGTTCTGAATATTACAGTGAAGGTACAGTTCCACTTCATACACTTCGCGCTGATATTGACTATGCTCACGCTGAAGCAGATACTACTTATGGTAAACTTGGTGTGAAAGTATGGATCTATCGTGGAGAGGTTCTTCCTACTAAAAAGAAAACTGAGGAAGGAGGAAAATAA
- the rplP gene encoding 50S ribosomal protein L16, giving the protein MLLPKRVKYRREHRGKMRGRAKGGTEVHFGEFGLQATEASWITNRQIEAARIAMTRYMKRGGKVWIKIFPSKPYTAKPLEVRMGSGKGAPEGWVAVVKPGKVMFEISGVSEEVAREALRLAAHKLPVKCKFVKREEIGGDSNES; this is encoded by the coding sequence ATGTTATTACCAAAACGCGTTAAATATCGTCGCGAACACCGCGGAAAAATGCGTGGACGCGCTAAAGGTGGTACGGAAGTACATTTCGGTGAATTCGGTTTACAAGCTACTGAAGCTTCTTGGATTACAAACCGTCAAATCGAAGCTGCTCGTATCGCAATGACTCGTTACATGAAACGTGGCGGTAAAGTATGGATTAAAATTTTCCCTTCTAAACCTTATACTGCTAAGCCTCTAGAAGTCCGAATGGGTTCTGGTAAAGGTGCTCCTGAAGGTTGGGTAGCAGTTGTTAAACCTGGAAAAGTAATGTTTGAAATTTCAGGTGTATCTGAAGAGGTTGCACGTGAAGCTTTACGTTTAGCTGCACACAAGCTACCTGTAAAATGTAAGTTTGTAAAACGTGAAGAAATTGGTGGTGATTCTAATGAAAGCTAA
- the rpmC gene encoding 50S ribosomal protein L29: MKANEIRDLTTAEIEQKVKALKEELFNLRFQLATGQLENTTRIREVRKSIARMKTVVREREIAANK; the protein is encoded by the coding sequence ATGAAAGCTAATGAAATTCGTGACCTTACCACTGCTGAAATTGAACAAAAAGTTAAGGCTTTAAAAGAAGAGTTGTTTAACCTTCGTTTCCAATTAGCGACTGGACAATTAGAGAATACTACTCGTATTCGCGAAGTGCGCAAATCGATCGCTCGTATGAAAACTGTAGTTCGTGAAAGAGAGATTGCTGCTAATAAATAA
- the rpsQ gene encoding 30S ribosomal protein S17 has protein sequence MSERNQRKVYTGRVVSDKMDKTVTVLVETYKKHSLYGKRVKYSKKFKAHDENNTAQLGDIVKIMETRPLSATKRFRLVEVVEKAVII, from the coding sequence ATGAGTGAACGCAACCAACGTAAAGTTTACACTGGCCGCGTAGTTTCTGACAAAATGGATAAGACTGTTACTGTTCTTGTTGAAACTTACAAAAAGCATTCGCTTTATGGCAAGCGTGTAAAATACTCAAAGAAATTCAAAGCTCACGATGAAAACAATACAGCTCAACTAGGCGATATCGTGAAGATCATGGAAACTCGTCCGTTATCAGCTACTAAACGTTTCCGTCTAGTAGAAGTTGTAGAAAAAGCTGTTATCATCTAA
- the rplN gene encoding 50S ribosomal protein L14 yields the protein MIQQESRLKVADNSGAREVLTIKVLGGSGRKTANIGDVIVCTVKQATPGGVVKKGDVVKAVVVRTKSGVRRTDGSYIRFDENACVIIRDDKGPRGTRIFGPVARELRDNNFMKIVSLAPEVI from the coding sequence ATGATTCAACAAGAATCTCGTTTAAAAGTTGCAGACAACTCTGGTGCACGTGAGGTACTTACTATTAAAGTACTTGGTGGTTCAGGTCGCAAGACAGCAAACATTGGTGATGTTATCGTTTGTACGGTGAAACAAGCAACACCAGGAGGCGTTGTTAAAAAAGGTGACGTTGTTAAAGCTGTTGTTGTACGTACAAAAAGTGGTGTTCGCCGTACTGACGGTTCTTACATCCGTTTCGACGAAAATGCTTGCGTAATCATCCGTGACGACAAAGGACCACGTGGTACTCGTATCTTCGGACCAGTTGCTCGTGAATTACGTGATAACAACTTCATGAAGATCGTATCATTAGCTCCAGAAGTTATCTAA
- the rplX gene encoding 50S ribosomal protein L24 produces MHVKKGDKVVVISGKDKGKQGEVLAAFPKKDRVLVEGVNVVKKHSKPSQVNPQGGIVSQEAPIHVSNVMPLDPKSGEPTRVGYQVIDGKKVRVAKKSGETLDK; encoded by the coding sequence ATGCATGTTAAAAAGGGCGACAAAGTAGTGGTTATCTCTGGTAAAGACAAAGGTAAGCAAGGTGAAGTACTTGCAGCTTTCCCAAAGAAAGACCGTGTACTTGTTGAAGGCGTGAACGTTGTGAAAAAACACTCTAAACCTTCTCAAGTAAATCCACAAGGTGGAATCGTTAGCCAAGAGGCACCTATCCACGTATCAAACGTAATGCCGTTGGATCCTAAATCTGGTGAGCCAACTCGTGTTGGGTACCAAGTTATCGATGGCAAAAAGGTACGTGTAGCAAAAAAATCTGGTGAAACTTTAGATAAATAA
- the rplE gene encoding 50S ribosomal protein L5, with protein MNRLKEKFTKEITPALVSKFNYESVMQVPKIEKIVINMGIGDAVSNSKALDNAVEELAEITGQKPVVTRAKKSIAGFRLREGMPIGAKVTLRGERMYEFFDKLVSVSLPRVRDFRGVSKKAFDGRGNYTLGVKEQLIFPEIDYDKVTKVRGMDIVIVTTANTDEEARELLTQFGMPFQK; from the coding sequence ATGAACCGTCTTAAAGAGAAATTTACAAAAGAGATTACTCCTGCTCTAGTTAGCAAGTTTAATTATGAATCTGTAATGCAAGTGCCAAAAATCGAAAAGATCGTAATCAACATGGGTATCGGTGATGCTGTTTCTAACTCAAAAGCTTTAGATAACGCTGTTGAAGAACTAGCTGAAATCACTGGTCAAAAACCTGTTGTAACTCGTGCGAAAAAATCTATCGCTGGTTTCCGTCTTCGTGAAGGTATGCCAATCGGTGCGAAAGTTACTTTACGCGGCGAGCGTATGTACGAATTCTTCGATAAACTAGTATCAGTATCACTTCCACGTGTGCGTGATTTCCGTGGTGTATCTAAAAAAGCATTTGATGGTCGTGGAAACTACACGTTAGGTGTTAAAGAACAATTGATCTTCCCAGAGATCGATTATGATAAAGTAACTAAAGTTCGTGGTATGGATATCGTTATTGTTACAACAGCAAACACTGATGAAGAAGCTCGTGAGC